One window of the Salvia splendens isolate huo1 chromosome 1, SspV2, whole genome shotgun sequence genome contains the following:
- the LOC121809249 gene encoding uncharacterized protein LOC121809249: MLVEPAWNASFLFAGCAWWPRRFDNLLERSHLNHESHDAFTSEALRVHPSMAISRSCLRGRFATFPFALVLRWLLFIMDIVEAIIKMEIQAQQMASSSSGLWKSILYHVVVYCLLKTSPAMGKAGEGNAFAFQGSPVSTRLVPLNHTC; this comes from the exons ATGTTGGTGGAGCCAGCTTGGAATGCGAGTTTCTTATTTGCTGGTTGCGCGTGGTGGCCTAGAAGAT TTGACAACCTTTTGGAAAGATCTCATCTAAATCATGAATCACATGATGCATTCACTTCTGAGGCTTTGAGAG TGCATCCATCCATGGCTATTTCCCGTAGTTGTCTCAGAGGGCGGTTTGCGACATTTCCTTTTGCACTTGTTCTCAGATGGCTTCTCTTTATAATGGATATAGTGGAAGCCATTATAAAGATGGAGATCCAGGCCCAGCAGATGGCTTCATCATCTTCTGGATTGTGGAAATCTAT CCTCTACCATGTGGTAGTATATTGTTTGTTGAAGACGAGTCCAGCAATGGGGAAAGCAGGGGAAGGGAATGCTTTTGCATTCCAAGGCTCACCTGTAAGTACAAGGTTGGTCCCGTTAAACCACACCTGCTGA